The Flexivirga oryzae genome has a segment encoding these proteins:
- a CDS encoding ABC transporter permease has product MLLLALSSLRRRKAAVVGAFLALFSAAAMVCSCGALLETGIHGTVAPQRYAGAPVVVTADQQVHWTKVKHKHGKTKTKTKSKALADRAWLAPSVGVRLNRISDAIVVPDRTFPAEIFIGTGRFIPGEGGRTVGHNWAAAQLTPYHLVAGRPPTKPRQVVVDAGLAHATGLDVGSTTGIQSTGAPGEYVVVGIAQPRNPVTDESAIFFSDVEAKTLAAHGGSVSAYGVFGVRPDRVRSALQGTAAQVATGDDRGTAEFPEATAARARLTSMGGAMGGTAVLVAGLVLVGIFSLSVQQRHRELALLRAVGATPRQVRRLIGREALVLGLAAATPGALLGLPLAAAIRAEFVSAGAVPGTVTLTRGPLPVMGAVLVTVLAAVVAARISARRISRIRPVEALAESAVERGRVGTVRVTAGLLCAAGAGAVSAVLTHLHTEPAATPVTYLAVLLWLFAAGLLGPILARAAVAVLGVPAHLSPVGGYLAVQNSRLRSRRLAAVMTPLALLIGMTSTILFVPATLTSAARSQLGAGLHADRVVASSGPGVADRVVDRLRRTAGVSAAVPVTRSTIWVGRDKRSAEGIGRHGVDQVMDPDVTSGSLAALRPGTIAMSDRAADGRHLGDIVRVTLGDGTKATYRLVATYRRGLAFGDTLLPFTTLRRHQDDPLATAVLVRGAVDPTIVRDTPGLRVETGAAYLRSVDDRGWGNAAVDFVFVVLIVVFSSIATINTLALATMARSRELSLLRLVGATIRQVRGLLRWELAFVLALAAAVGGGAAYVVLCGFSTGMTGSSTPTIEPVVLCLLLLGAVATAAVATFVPAAILLRRNAAAEVATRGG; this is encoded by the coding sequence ATGCTGCTGCTCGCGCTGAGCTCCCTGCGCCGGCGCAAGGCTGCCGTCGTCGGAGCCTTCCTGGCGTTGTTCAGCGCTGCGGCGATGGTGTGCTCGTGCGGTGCCCTGCTGGAGACCGGGATCCACGGCACGGTCGCCCCGCAGCGGTATGCCGGGGCGCCTGTCGTCGTCACTGCCGACCAGCAGGTGCACTGGACGAAGGTGAAACACAAGCACGGGAAGACGAAGACCAAGACGAAGTCGAAGGCGTTGGCCGACCGGGCGTGGCTGGCGCCCTCCGTCGGCGTCCGGCTCAACCGGATCAGCGACGCCATCGTTGTGCCGGACAGAACGTTCCCCGCCGAAATCTTCATCGGGACAGGGAGATTCATCCCCGGCGAGGGCGGCAGGACCGTCGGGCACAACTGGGCAGCGGCACAGCTCACGCCATACCACCTGGTGGCGGGAAGACCGCCGACGAAGCCCCGGCAGGTCGTCGTCGACGCCGGTCTTGCACACGCGACCGGACTCGACGTCGGGTCGACCACCGGCATCCAGTCCACCGGTGCACCCGGGGAGTATGTCGTCGTCGGTATCGCGCAGCCGCGCAACCCGGTCACCGACGAATCGGCCATCTTCTTCAGCGACGTCGAGGCGAAAACCCTTGCAGCGCATGGTGGCTCGGTGTCCGCCTACGGTGTCTTCGGGGTCCGTCCGGATCGGGTTCGCAGCGCGCTCCAGGGCACCGCGGCACAGGTCGCGACCGGTGACGATCGGGGGACCGCCGAGTTCCCGGAGGCGACCGCAGCCCGGGCCCGACTCACCAGCATGGGCGGTGCGATGGGCGGGACCGCGGTGCTGGTCGCCGGTCTGGTCCTCGTGGGGATCTTCTCGCTGTCGGTCCAACAACGGCACCGCGAGCTGGCGCTGCTCCGTGCGGTGGGGGCCACGCCGCGCCAGGTGCGGCGGTTGATCGGTCGTGAGGCACTGGTGCTGGGCCTGGCGGCCGCGACGCCCGGGGCCCTGCTGGGTCTGCCGTTGGCTGCTGCCATCCGGGCGGAATTCGTCTCGGCCGGGGCGGTCCCGGGCACGGTCACCCTCACGCGAGGCCCGCTGCCTGTCATGGGTGCGGTGTTGGTGACCGTCCTGGCCGCCGTGGTCGCGGCACGGATCTCGGCGCGACGGATCAGCCGGATCAGACCGGTCGAAGCACTCGCCGAGTCTGCGGTGGAGCGGGGCCGGGTCGGAACGGTCCGTGTGACGGCCGGGCTGCTGTGCGCCGCCGGTGCGGGCGCGGTCAGTGCGGTGCTGACCCACCTGCACACCGAGCCGGCAGCGACCCCGGTGACCTATCTGGCCGTCCTGCTCTGGTTGTTCGCCGCCGGGCTGCTCGGACCGATCCTGGCGAGGGCTGCCGTCGCCGTGCTCGGCGTCCCGGCGCACCTTTCACCGGTGGGTGGCTACCTCGCCGTCCAGAACTCGCGGCTGCGCAGCCGGCGGCTCGCCGCGGTCATGACACCCCTCGCGCTGCTCATCGGTATGACGAGCACGATCCTCTTCGTGCCGGCCACTCTCACCTCCGCGGCGCGATCCCAACTCGGTGCCGGTCTGCACGCCGACCGGGTCGTCGCATCCTCCGGTCCAGGGGTCGCAGACCGCGTCGTCGACCGGCTGCGTCGCACCGCGGGTGTGTCCGCCGCGGTGCCGGTCACCCGTTCGACGATCTGGGTGGGCCGGGACAAGCGGAGCGCCGAGGGCATCGGCCGGCACGGCGTCGACCAGGTGATGGACCCCGACGTCACGAGCGGGTCGCTGGCGGCACTGCGCCCCGGGACCATCGCGATGAGCGACCGGGCGGCTGACGGCAGGCACCTCGGCGACATCGTCCGGGTGACGCTCGGGGACGGGACGAAAGCGACATACCGGCTGGTCGCAACCTACCGCCGCGGGCTCGCGTTCGGCGACACCCTGCTGCCCTTCACCACGTTGCGCCGGCACCAGGACGACCCGCTGGCGACCGCGGTGCTGGTGCGCGGGGCGGTCGATCCCACGATCGTGCGGGACACCCCCGGCCTCCGGGTGGAGACCGGCGCGGCCTACCTGCGGTCCGTCGACGACCGGGGCTGGGGCAACGCGGCCGTCGACTTCGTCTTCGTGGTGCTCATCGTCGTCTTCAGCTCGATCGCCACGATCAACACCCTGGCGCTCGCGACGATGGCCCGCTCGCGGGAGCTGTCGCTGCTGCGCCTCGTCGGAGCAACGATCCGGCAGGTGCGCGGCCTGCTGCGCTGGGAACTCGCGTTCGTGCTCGCCCTCGCCGCGGCGGTCGGCGGCGGCGCGGCATACGTCGTCCTGTGCGGTTTCAGCACCGGGATGACCGGCTCGTCCACCCCGACGATCGAACCGGTGGTGCTGTGCCTGCTGCTGCTCGGTGCGGTCGCCACCGCAGCGGTGGCCACGTTCGTCCCCGCCGCAATCCTGTTGCGGCGGAACGCCGCAGCAGAAGTCGCAACCCGGGGCGGCTAG
- a CDS encoding biotin--[acetyl-CoA-carboxylase] ligase encodes MSHFLDRSEINDRLADTPWQDVDVTPQIASTNDELMRDPRPWRALLTDNQTEGRGRVDRSWVVPPGRSIALSATLPLPQDATRWGWVPLLVGVAVRRAVRNLTGASIGLKWPNDVLARADARQPWGKLAGILCNASGGAEPTVVAGIGINVHQERDELPVDNATSLHLIGHDVRCEDLAVGVLQELAAVQQEWGGPELDDVYRSACVTIGQQVRVELSEDDAVSGEALDVDPMGRLLVDTPSGPVPHAVGDVIHIRPGESTVPPEPSPRERAAFVDALEQRLLGSPRTLRRADVARSAGVTTDETRRLWRALGFVNARDEDTVFTEADVKATRSVARTIRDGALDEATVLGLARAVGRSTDRLAMWSLQVITDMVIGSDTLGVDSRVARLAAERAVDVADDLSPLIDYVWRRSLAVAISRLIADSEPESHIGVIRTIGFADLVNFTQLTRQLNERELAVLVQRFESLASDIVAAHGGAIVKTIGDEVLFSHTTVEGATAIAFDLLDQAAADDLIPRMRVGLATGRVLARLGDVYGNTVNRAARLTGAASPGTVLADTDVASALAGRTDVRAVAREAIHLAGIGEITSWVLSRRRGN; translated from the coding sequence GTGAGCCACTTCCTCGATCGGTCCGAGATCAACGACCGGCTCGCGGATACCCCGTGGCAGGACGTCGATGTCACTCCGCAGATCGCGTCCACCAACGACGAACTCATGCGCGACCCGCGACCCTGGCGTGCGCTCCTGACCGACAACCAGACCGAGGGACGGGGCCGGGTGGACCGCAGCTGGGTCGTTCCCCCGGGACGGTCGATCGCGCTGTCGGCGACGCTGCCCCTGCCGCAGGACGCAACCCGGTGGGGCTGGGTCCCGCTGCTCGTCGGTGTCGCGGTGCGTCGTGCCGTCCGTAACCTGACCGGCGCGTCGATCGGCCTGAAGTGGCCGAACGACGTACTCGCCCGGGCCGACGCGCGGCAGCCCTGGGGAAAGCTGGCCGGGATCCTGTGCAACGCCAGCGGCGGTGCCGAACCGACGGTCGTGGCCGGCATCGGCATCAACGTGCACCAGGAACGCGACGAGCTGCCGGTCGACAACGCCACCTCTCTGCACCTGATCGGTCACGACGTGCGCTGCGAGGACCTCGCGGTCGGTGTGCTGCAGGAGCTCGCCGCCGTCCAGCAGGAGTGGGGCGGCCCCGAACTGGACGACGTCTACCGGTCCGCGTGCGTGACGATCGGGCAACAGGTCCGCGTCGAACTGTCCGAGGACGACGCGGTCTCCGGCGAGGCGCTCGACGTCGACCCGATGGGCCGACTGCTGGTGGACACTCCGTCGGGTCCGGTGCCGCACGCGGTCGGGGACGTCATACACATCAGACCGGGGGAGTCCACGGTGCCGCCCGAGCCCAGCCCGCGCGAACGCGCCGCGTTCGTCGACGCCCTCGAGCAGCGATTGCTCGGCAGCCCCCGCACGTTGCGCCGCGCCGACGTCGCCCGCAGCGCAGGCGTGACCACCGACGAGACCCGCCGGCTGTGGCGCGCCCTCGGGTTCGTCAACGCCCGCGACGAGGACACGGTGTTCACCGAGGCGGACGTCAAAGCGACGCGGTCGGTCGCGCGCACCATCAGGGACGGGGCACTCGACGAGGCCACTGTGCTCGGCCTCGCCCGGGCCGTCGGTCGCTCGACCGACCGGCTGGCCATGTGGTCACTGCAGGTCATCACCGACATGGTCATCGGCAGTGACACGCTCGGTGTCGACAGCCGCGTCGCCCGACTGGCCGCCGAGCGCGCGGTCGACGTGGCGGACGATCTGAGCCCGCTGATCGACTATGTATGGCGTAGAAGCCTCGCGGTCGCCATCTCCCGGCTGATCGCCGACTCCGAGCCCGAGTCGCACATCGGCGTCATCCGGACGATCGGCTTCGCCGACCTGGTCAACTTCACCCAGCTGACCCGCCAGCTCAACGAGCGGGAACTGGCTGTGCTGGTCCAGCGTTTCGAGTCGCTCGCGTCCGACATCGTCGCGGCGCACGGTGGCGCGATCGTGAAGACGATCGGCGACGAGGTGCTCTTCTCCCACACCACGGTGGAGGGTGCCACCGCGATCGCCTTCGACCTGCTCGACCAGGCGGCCGCCGACGACCTGATCCCGCGGATGCGGGTGGGGCTGGCGACCGGCCGCGTGCTGGCCCGACTGGGCGACGTCTACGGCAATACCGTCAATCGGGCGGCCCGGCTCACCGGTGCCGCCTCCCCGGGCACCGTGCTCGCCGACACCGATGTCGCCTCAGCTCTTGCGGGCCGGACCGACGTCCGGGCGGTCGCTCGGGAGGCGATCCACCTGGCGGGCATCGGAGAAATCACGTCATGGGTCCTATCCCGGCGCCGCGGCAACTAA
- a CDS encoding response regulator transcription factor: MTRVLLAEDDPAISEPLARALRREGYTVDVREDGLAALDGAQSGPDLVILDLGLPSIDGLEVCRRLRNSGSSVPVLILTARADEVDTVVGLDAGADDYVTKPFRLAELLARARALLRRTPPDEAEVAPLVRLDAEARRAFVGDNELQLTAKEFELLRVLVREQGKVVSREQLMHEIWETAWLGSTKTLDMHVSVLRRKLGDDATSPRFITTVRGVGFRFEPTGGD, encoded by the coding sequence ATGACCCGAGTCTTGCTGGCCGAGGACGACCCTGCAATCTCCGAGCCGCTGGCGCGCGCGCTGCGGCGGGAGGGTTACACCGTCGACGTCCGGGAGGACGGGCTCGCCGCGCTCGACGGAGCACAGAGCGGTCCCGACCTGGTCATCCTCGACCTGGGCCTGCCGTCGATCGACGGGCTCGAGGTATGTCGCCGGCTGCGCAACTCCGGCAGCAGCGTCCCGGTGCTGATCCTCACCGCCCGTGCGGACGAGGTCGACACGGTCGTCGGCCTCGACGCCGGCGCCGACGACTACGTGACCAAGCCCTTCCGGCTCGCCGAACTCCTCGCCCGCGCGCGGGCGCTGCTGCGCCGCACCCCGCCCGACGAGGCCGAGGTCGCACCGCTGGTGCGTCTCGACGCCGAGGCACGGCGGGCGTTCGTCGGTGACAACGAGTTGCAGCTGACCGCAAAGGAGTTCGAGCTGCTGCGCGTCCTGGTGCGCGAGCAGGGCAAGGTCGTCTCCCGTGAGCAGTTGATGCACGAGATCTGGGAGACCGCCTGGCTCGGCTCGACCAAGACCCTCGACATGCACGTGTCGGTCCTGCGGCGCAAGCTGGGCGACGACGCGACCAGCCCCCGATTCATCACCACCGTCCGAGGGGTCGGCTTCCGGTTCGAGCCCACCGGCGGAGATTGA